GGTCATGGCGGCGTCGAAGGCGGTGAACTTGCCGTACTGGAACAGCGCCACGGTCAGCGGCTCGGCGAGGATCGCCAGGGCCAGGGTGCAGGGCAGCACCAGCAGGAAGCACAGGCGCAGGCCCCAGTCGAGGATCCGCGAGTACTCTTCACGGTCCTTGTTGGCGTAGGTCTTGGCCAGCGTGGGCAGCAGGATGGTGCCCAACGCTACGCCCAGCACGCCGGAGGGCAGCTCCATCAGGCGGTCGGCGTAGTACATCCACGATACCGACCCCGCCACCAGGAACGAAGCGAAGATGGTGTTGATGATCAGCGAGATCTGGCTCACCGACACACCAAGGATGGCCGGCAGCATCTGCTTGAGCACCCGCCATACGCCGGCATCGCGCAGGCTCAGGCGTGGCAGCACGAGCATGCCGATCTTCTTCAGTGCCGGCAGCTGGTACAGCAACTGCGCCAGGCCACCAGCCAGCACGCCCCAACCCAGGGCCATGATGGGTGGGTCGAAGTAGGGCGTGAGGAACACGGCGAAGGCGATCATCGCCACGTTGAGCAGGGTCGGCGTGAAGGCCGGCACGCTGAAGCGGTTCCAGGTGTTGAGGATGGCGCCGGCCAGCGACGACAGCGAGATCAGCAATATATAAGGAAAGGTCACCCGCAGCAGCGAAGTGGTCAGCGCGTACTTTTCGGTGCTGTCGACGAAACCAGGGGCGGTGGCCCAGACCACCCAGGGGGCAGCGAGGATACCGACCACGGTGACCAGGGCCAGGGCCAGGGTCAGCAAGCCGCTCACATAGGCGATGAAGGTGCGGGTGGCCTCCTCGCCCTGCTGGGTCTTGTACTCGGCCAGGATGGGCACGAACGCCTGGGAGAACGCCCCCTCGGCGAAGATTCGCCGCAGCAGGTTGGGCAGCTTGAAGGCGATGAAGAAGGCGTCGGTGGCGACGCCGGCACCGAAAACCCGTGCCAGGATGGTGTCGCGCACGAAGCCGAGCACCCGGGAAATCATGGTAATCGAGCTGACTGCGGCCAGGAATTTGAGCAGATTCATCGAAAAGTTTCACGCCAAGGGCAGAGGGCGCTGCCAGACAGCGTCCGAATGTGCGATACTCCCGCGCCTTCGCAGGGGAGCCAAAAATTCCCGAGTTTACAGGTCGCGCCGCAGAAAGGAATCTTTCCGCTGATCGACCCACCACTCGGCGGAACCTTGCAGGTGGCCTTGACATCCGTTCGACTCGTCGGCATGATTCGCGGCCTATTTTGTTTGCTATTTACCTAAAGTCTTTCGAGGAGCTCGACGGTGGCCAACACACCTTCCGCCAAGAAACGTGCAAAACAGGCTGAGAAGCGTCGCAGCCACAACGCCAGCCTGCGTTCCATGGTCCGCACCTACATCAAGAATGTAGTCAAAGCCATCGACGCAAAAGACGCCGAAAAAGCGCAAGCCGCTTACGTTCTGGCTGTACCTGTAATCGACCGTATGGCCGACAAGGGCATCATCCACAAGAACAAAGCTGCTCGCCACAAAGGCCGTCTGAATGGCCACATCAAGGCGCTGAAAGAAGCTGCAGCTGCCTAAGCGACGTTCTTGTCGAAAAAACCGACCCTAGGGTCGGTTTTTTTATGCCTGTATTTTTTGCAGCCACATTCTGTAGGAGCGGCTTTAGCCGCGATCACCCGCGAAGCGGGTGCCACAGACCGCGGTGCCTGTTTCGCGGCTGAAGCCGCTCCTACAGATGCCAAGAAAAAGGCCGCTCTAGGCGGCCTTTTCTCGAATCACTTGCCGATCTGAATCTTCGGCGCCCACTCCAACCACGCATCTTCAGGCTTGTCGAACAAGGCAAAGGTCTGCTGCGGCCGCGCCGGGTTACCCATCTGCTCGCCATCCGGAGTGGCGAAAGCAATGCCGCCCGCGATCAACGTTTCCACGGACTCGGTACGCACCGTGGCGCCCTTGAACAGGCCCCAGTCGAAGCCAAACCCGCTACTGTTCCAGAACCGGCTGCCACCGCGCACCAGGCCCGCATAACGCGGCTCGATGAGGATGTGGATAAGTACCCGGTCGGCAGTCTGCCCCAGCTCGAATCCAACGACCTTGCCCACGGCGACCTCGCGATAGGTCACCGGCACGCCCGGCTTGATCGAGCCACGCCGTGGCGCACTCAGGGTCAGCGGCAGGCCGACTTCTTCGCCTTTCACCTCGGGCGCATCGGCCAGGGCAATGAAGTCTCGCTGCGGCCCTTTATCCTTGAGCGCCGGCAACACTTCCAGGTACTGGCCACCAACCAGCGTGTCGAGGTTCTCGGTACGCACCAGACCCAACGCTGGCTTGACCACCCAGAACTGCGTCCCGGCACGGGCTATACGCTCCGCCGACTGTGTAATCCGCGCCCTGAGCAATACAGCCTGCAGGTCGCTCGTCAGGTCGACACTTTCGACACTGCCCACATCGAGGCCGCGGAAACGGATTGGTGTACCGGGCTTGAGACCGTCTGCACGCTCGACGCGGATGGTCACCAGGGTACCGGCACGGTTGGCCGCATCCTGGCTTTCATGCAGGCGGAAACGCGGAATACGACGCTTAAGCGGCACGTCGGGTTTGGGGGTGTCGAAGGCGATACCGCCCGCCATGAGGGTCTGCAACGACTCACTCTTGACCTGGATGCCCGACAGCCCGCCGGTCAGGGTGATACCGCTGGCATTCCAGAAGCGCGTGGAGCCGTTGACCAGGTTGGCATATTCCTTCTCGATGTGTACACCGATCAGGATCCGCTTGCTGTTACGGGCAAACTGATAGCTCTGGACACTACCCACGCGCACTTGGCGATACATGACCGGGCTACCCACTTCCAGCGAACCCAACGTGTCCGCGAACAACACCATGTGCAGGCCCGGGGCCTTCAGGTCCAGCGGTGGCGCCTTGGCGCGCGCCTCGAACTCACGCAGGGGCTTGGCTCCCGGCTCGCCCGGGCGAACGGCGATGTAGTTACCCTTCACCAAGGCCTCGAGGCCCGTGATACCCGCGAGCGAGATGGACGGCTTGACCACCCAGAACTGCGTCCCTTCGACCAGATAATCCTCCGCCAACGGGTCCAGGGTCAGCTCGGCCGTGGCGTTGGAAAGGTCACCTTCAATCTTCAGGTCCTTCAGCGTGCCGACCTGGATACCTTTATAGAGAACCGGTGTACGGCCTTTCTGCAGGCCCTCGAAGTCACTGAGCTTGACCTTCACGCGGATGCCGGCCTGGGCGGCATCGAAATCCTCGTACAAGCGGAACGGCAGGCTCGGGTCGGTGGGCGGGCTGTCCTTGCGATTCTCGGGCGTGGCGAAGGCAATACCGCCGGCTACGATGCTCGACAGCGACTCGGTGCGCACTTTCACGCCGGAAAGGTCGGCGTCGATGCTGACCCCGCTGGCATTCCAGAAACGCGTGTGCTTGCGCACCAGGCTCGCATAGGCCGGGGCGATGAACACCTTGATCTCCACCGTGCCCTGGTCCTCGGACAGGCGATAGCTCTTCACCCGGCCAACCTGGATCTGCTTGTAGAACACCGGGCTTTCGCGGTTGAGCGAACCCAGCCGGTCGGCCTTGAGGGTCAGGTGCAGGCCAGGCTCCTCATCGGACAGGGGCGGCGCCTCTTTCAGCGCGGTATAGCGCTTGGTCAGCTCCCCCTCCCCTGGGTCCACGGCAATGTAGTTGCCGGAGACCAGTGTCTCCAGACCCGAGATACCCGCCAGGCTGACGCTCGGCTTCACCAGCCAGAACCGCGTGCCGGTGGTCAGGTGCGGCCCAGCCTCCTTTCTCATTTCGATGGTGGCGATGACACCGCGGTTGTCGCCTTTGTTGTCCAGCACCAGGGCGGTGACCTTGCCCACCGACATACCCTTGTAGATAACCTCGGTCTTGTTGGCGACGATGCCTTCACCGGTCTCGAAGCGCACCTGGATCTCGATGCCGGCGTCGCGATAGGCCTGCCAGGCCAGCCAGCCACCGATGGCCAGGGCAATCAGCGGCAGGATCCAGATGGCCGACCAGTTTGAAGCGGGGCGGGTTTTAGCCGTAGGCAAGTCACTCATGGTCGTCATCCGACTCCGTGTTGTCCCAGATCAGTCGGGGATCGAAGGTTAAGGCGGCGAGCATCGTCAGGATCACCACGGTGGCGAAGGCGACGGCGCCCAGGTTGGCTTCGACACTGGCGATGCGACCGAAATTCACCACGGCCACGAGGATGGCGATGACGAAGATGTCGAGCATGGACCAGCGGCCGATGAATTCGATGAAGCGGTACATCAGGATGCGCTGGCGCGCCGACAGCGGCTGGTGCCGCTGCACCGAGTACAGCAGCAGGGCGATGCCCACCAGTTTGAACGTCGGCACCAGGATGCTGGCAATGAACACCACCGCAGCGATAGGGAGCATGCCGTGCTTGAGCAGGGTGATGACCCCGGACATGATCGTGTCCGGGCTGCCCTGCCCCAGCGCGCTGACGGTCATGATCGGCAGCACGTTGGCCGGGATGTAGAGCACCATCGCCGTGATCAGCAGCGCCCAGGTGCGCGCGATGCTGTTGGGCCTGCGCGCATGGACCACGGCGCCACAACGGGTGCATGCTTGCGAAGTGCTATCAGGCTCATGCCGGTTGAGCTCATGGCACTCGTTGCAAATCAGGATACCGGCATCAATCGCCCGCATGGACATCTTCCCCGGACAACGCCACCCAGATCTGGTGGGGTGACATCACCACCTCCAGCCATACCTGGACCAGCAATAGGCTAATGAAGCAGAACAACCCGAGGCCGATACTCAGCTCGGCCAGGTCGACCAACTTGACGATGGCCACCAGCACGCCCATGAAGTAGACCTCGAGCATCCCCCACTCACGCAGGTGGTGGTAGATACGATAGATCAGCAGGCCGTAACTACGACCGACATTCAGGCGGATGCTCAGCAGCACAAGCAACTGGCACAGCAGCTTGAGCAATGGGATAGCCATGCTGCAGAGGAATACGACAACGGCAATGCCGCGCATCTGCGAATTGTACAGGCCGAGCACACCACTCCAGACCGTATCGTCGGAGGTCTGGCCCAGCAGGTGCAGTTGCATGATCGGCAGGAAGTTGGCAGGCACGTATAGCAGCAAGGCTGTCAGTACCAGGGCGAGGCTGCGATTGACGACATTGTGGCGGTGAGCGTAGAGCTCATAGCCGCACCGCGGGCAATGGGCCTTCTCGTCATTCTGTAGCGTCGTCTTGCGCATCAGCAGGTCGCACTCGTGGCAGGCCACAAGGTCATCCAGCGGCAATTGCGCGAGCGCTTCGGGATCGGAAGGGTTGGGCATAGGGAGGTTCTGAATGGATACGTCGGCTCTATTCTAGTGTTCCGACTCGAATTATGGGAGACGACCATTGTGAGGAACTGTGCTCGCATTCGAGTCACAGCCTTTGTAGGAGCGGCACAAGGCCGTTCCTACAGGGGGAGGCGGTGCTGGCTTTGGGACGCGGAAAAGACAAAACCCCTACCTGCATACGCAGATAGGGGTTTTGCGAAATGAATCTTGACGATGACCTACTCTCACATGGGGAAACCCCACACTACCATCGGCGATGCATCGTTTCACTGCTGAGTTCGGGATGGGATCAGGTGGTTCCAATGCTCTATGGTCGTCAAGAAATTCTGTTGCCAGAAGATCCAGATGGATACTCCAGCGAATTCGGATATGTGATCTTTGTGGTTCGTTGCGAACTTTCGGTTCGTATCATCTTCACCACCACAATCTGCTTCGTGTGCAGATTGCTTGGGTGTTATATGGTCAAGCCTCACGGGCAATTAGTATTGGTTAGCTCAACGCCTCACAGCGCTTACACACCCAACCTATCAACGTCGTAGTCTTCGACGGCCCTTCAGGGGATTCAAGATCCCAGTGAGATCTCATCTTGAGGCAAGTTTCCCGCTTAGATGCTTTCAGCGGTTATCTCTTCCGAACATAGCTACCCGGCAATGCCACTGGCGTGACAACCGGAACACCAGAGGTTCGTCCACTCCGGTCCTCTCGTACTAGGAGCAGCCCCTCTCAAATCTCAAACGTCCACGGCAGATAGGGACCGAACTGTCTCACGACGTTCTAAACCCAGCTCGCGTACCACTTTAAATGGCGAACAGCCATACCCTTGGGACCGGCTTCAGCCCCAGGATGTGATGAGCCGACATCGAGGTGCCAAACACCGCCGTCGATATGAACTCTTGGGCGGTATCAGCCTGTTATCCCCGGAGTACCTTTTATCCGTTGAGCGATGGCCCTTCCATACAGAACCACCGGATCACTAAGACCTACTTTCGTACCTGCTCGACGTGTTTGTCTCGCAGTCAAGCGCGCTTTTGCCTTTATACTCTACGACCGATTTCCGACCGGTCTGAGCGCACCTTCGTACTCCTCCGTTACTCTTTGGGAGGAGACCGCCCCAGTCAAACTACCCACCATACACTGTCCTCGATCCGGATAACGGACCTGAGTTAGAACCTCAAGGTTGCCAGGGTGGTATTTCAAGGATGGCTCCATGAGAACTGGCGTCCCCACTTCAAAGCCTCCCACCTATCCTACACAAGCAAGCTCAAAGTCCAGTGCAAAGCTATAGTAAAGGTTCACGGGGTCTTTCCGTCTAGCCGCGGATACACTGCATCTTCACAGCGATTTCAATTTCACTGAGTCTCGGGTGGAGACAGCGCCGCCATCGTTACGCCATTCGTGCAGGTCGGAACTTACCCGACAAGGAATTTCGCTACCTTAGGACCGTTATAGTTACGGCCGCCGTTTACCGGGGCTTCGATCAAGAGCTTCGCTTGCGCTAACCCCATCAATTAACCTTCCGGCACCGGGCAGGCGTCACACCCTATACGTCCACTTTCGTGTTTGCAGAGTGCTGTGTTTTTAATAAACAGTCGCAGCGGCCTGGTATCTTCGACCGGCGTGGGCTTACGCAGCAAGTGCTTCACCCTCACCGGCGCACCTTCTCCCGAAGTTACGGTGCCATTTTGCCTAGTTCCTTCACCCGAGTTCTCTCAAGCGCCTTGGTATTCTCTACCTAACCACCTGTGTCGGTTTGGGGTACGGTTCCCAGTTATCTGAAGCTTAGGAGCTTTTCTTGGAAGCATGGCATCAACCACTTCGCGCTCTAATGAGCACTCGTCATCAGCTCTCGGCCTTGAGATCCCGGATTTGCCTAAGATCTCAGCCTACCACCTTAAACTTGGACAACCAACGCCAAGCTGGCCTAGCCTTCTCCGTCCCTCCATCGCAATAACTGGAAGTACAGGAATATTAACCTGTTTTCCATCGACTACGCTTTTCAGCCTCGCCTTAGGGACCGACTAACCCTGCGTCGATTAACGTTGCGCAGGAAACCTTGGTCTTTCGGCGTGCGAGTTTTTCACTCGCATTGTCGTTACTCATGTCAGCATTCGCACTTCTGATACCTCCAGCAAGCTTCTCAACTCACCTTCACAGGCTTACAGAACGCTCCTCTACCGCATCACCAAAGGTGATACCCGTAGCTTCGGTGCATGGTTTGAGCCCCGTTACATCTTCCGCGCAGGCCGACTCGACTAGTGAGCTATTACGCTTTCTTTAAAGGGTGGCTGCTTCTAAGCCAACCTCCTAGCTGTCTAAGCCTTCCCACATCGTTTCCCACTTAACCATGACTTTGGGACCTTAGCTGACGGTCTGGGTTGTTTCCCTTTTCACGACGGACGTTAGCACCCGCCGTGTGTCTCCCATGCTCGGCACTTGTAGGTATTCGGAGTTTGCATCGGTTTGGTAAGTCGGGATGACCCCCTAGCCGAAACAGTGCTCTACCCCCTACAGTGATACATGAGGCGCTACCTAAATAGCTTTCGAGGAGAACCAGCTATCTCCGAGCTTGATTAGCCTTTCACTCCGATCCACAGGTCATCCGCTAACTTTTCAACGGTAGTCGGTTCGGTCCTCCAGTCAGTGTTACCTAACCTTCAACCTGCCCATGGATAGATCGCCCGGTTTCGGGTCTATACCCAGCGACTAAAGCGCCCTATTAAGACTCGCTTTCGCTACGCCTCCCCTATTCGGTTAAGCTCGCCACTGAATATAAGTCGCTGACCCATTATACAAAAGGTACGCAGTCACCTAACAAAGTAGGCTCCCACTGCTTGTACGCATACGGTTTCAGGTTCTATTTCACTCCCCTCTCCGGGGTTCTTTTCGCCTTTCCCTCACGGTACTGGTTCACTATCGGTCAGTCAGTAGTATTTAGCCTTGGAGGATGGTCCCCCCATGTTCAGACAAAGTTTCTCGTGCTCCGTCCTACTCGATTTCACTGGCAAGAGATTTTCGTGTACGGGGCTATCACCCACTATGGCCGCACTTTCCAGAGCGTTCCACTAATCTCAAACCAGCTTAAGGGCTGGTCCCCGTTCGCTCGCCACTACTAAGGGAATCTCGGTTGATTTCTTTTCCTCAGGGTACTTAGATGTTTCAGTTCCCCTGGTTCGCCTCTTGCACCTATGTATTCAGTACAAGATACTCAGCTTATGCTGAGTGGGTTCCCCCATTCAGAGATCTCTGGATCACAGTCTGTTTGCCGACTCCCCAAAGCTTATCGCAGGCTACCACGTCTTTCATCGCCTCTGACTGCCAAGGCATCCACCGTATGCGCTTCTTCACTTGACCATATAACCCCAAGC
This genomic stretch from Pseudomonas entomophila harbors:
- the murJ gene encoding murein biosynthesis integral membrane protein MurJ, which encodes MNLLKFLAAVSSITMISRVLGFVRDTILARVFGAGVATDAFFIAFKLPNLLRRIFAEGAFSQAFVPILAEYKTQQGEEATRTFIAYVSGLLTLALALVTVVGILAAPWVVWATAPGFVDSTEKYALTTSLLRVTFPYILLISLSSLAGAILNTWNRFSVPAFTPTLLNVAMIAFAVFLTPYFDPPIMALGWGVLAGGLAQLLYQLPALKKIGMLVLPRLSLRDAGVWRVLKQMLPAILGVSVSQISLIINTIFASFLVAGSVSWMYYADRLMELPSGVLGVALGTILLPTLAKTYANKDREEYSRILDWGLRLCFLLVLPCTLALAILAEPLTVALFQYGKFTAFDAAMTQRALIAYSVGLLAIILVKVLAPGFYAQQNIRTPVRIAIFTLVCTQLFNLALVGPLAHAGLALAISLGACLNAGLLFWKLRSQRLYQPQPGWTAFLLKLVLAVTLMSAVLLLGMHYLPAWAQGDMLARFLRLGGLIAAGVVTYFGCLFLCGFRPRHFARKAMH
- the rpsT gene encoding 30S ribosomal protein S20, with the translated sequence MANTPSAKKRAKQAEKRRSHNASLRSMVRTYIKNVVKAIDAKDAEKAQAAYVLAVPVIDRMADKGIIHKNKAARHKGRLNGHIKALKEAAAA
- a CDS encoding PqiB family protein produces the protein MSDLPTAKTRPASNWSAIWILPLIALAIGGWLAWQAYRDAGIEIQVRFETGEGIVANKTEVIYKGMSVGKVTALVLDNKGDNRGVIATIEMRKEAGPHLTTGTRFWLVKPSVSLAGISGLETLVSGNYIAVDPGEGELTKRYTALKEAPPLSDEEPGLHLTLKADRLGSLNRESPVFYKQIQVGRVKSYRLSEDQGTVEIKVFIAPAYASLVRKHTRFWNASGVSIDADLSGVKVRTESLSSIVAGGIAFATPENRKDSPPTDPSLPFRLYEDFDAAQAGIRVKVKLSDFEGLQKGRTPVLYKGIQVGTLKDLKIEGDLSNATAELTLDPLAEDYLVEGTQFWVVKPSISLAGITGLEALVKGNYIAVRPGEPGAKPLREFEARAKAPPLDLKAPGLHMVLFADTLGSLEVGSPVMYRQVRVGSVQSYQFARNSKRILIGVHIEKEYANLVNGSTRFWNASGITLTGGLSGIQVKSESLQTLMAGGIAFDTPKPDVPLKRRIPRFRLHESQDAANRAGTLVTIRVERADGLKPGTPIRFRGLDVGSVESVDLTSDLQAVLLRARITQSAERIARAGTQFWVVKPALGLVRTENLDTLVGGQYLEVLPALKDKGPQRDFIALADAPEVKGEEVGLPLTLSAPRRGSIKPGVPVTYREVAVGKVVGFELGQTADRVLIHILIEPRYAGLVRGGSRFWNSSGFGFDWGLFKGATVRTESVETLIAGGIAFATPDGEQMGNPARPQQTFALFDKPEDAWLEWAPKIQIGK
- a CDS encoding paraquat-inducible protein A; amino-acid sequence: MRAIDAGILICNECHELNRHEPDSTSQACTRCGAVVHARRPNSIARTWALLITAMVLYIPANVLPIMTVSALGQGSPDTIMSGVITLLKHGMLPIAAVVFIASILVPTFKLVGIALLLYSVQRHQPLSARQRILMYRFIEFIGRWSMLDIFVIAILVAVVNFGRIASVEANLGAVAFATVVILTMLAALTFDPRLIWDNTESDDDHE
- a CDS encoding paraquat-inducible protein A; its protein translation is MPNPSDPEALAQLPLDDLVACHECDLLMRKTTLQNDEKAHCPRCGYELYAHRHNVVNRSLALVLTALLLYVPANFLPIMQLHLLGQTSDDTVWSGVLGLYNSQMRGIAVVVFLCSMAIPLLKLLCQLLVLLSIRLNVGRSYGLLIYRIYHHLREWGMLEVYFMGVLVAIVKLVDLAELSIGLGLFCFISLLLVQVWLEVVMSPHQIWVALSGEDVHAGD